A portion of the Anoxybacillus gonensis genome contains these proteins:
- the thiM gene encoding hydroxyethylthiazole kinase: protein MNVGQWLTRVRKESPLVHNMTNVVVTNFVANGLLAIGASPVMAYAKEEVADMVRLARALVLNIGTLNETDVEAMLIAGKAANEANIPVVFDPVGAGATAYRTETARRILNEVNISILRGNASEIASVAGEQVRTKGVDAGDVQGDLMHVAKKVARMFQGVVVVTGKNDIVTDGEHVTIVSNGDAMLTKVTGTGCLLSAVLGAFASVGENIVESSVAALAYYGIAAEKAAKQTQAPGSFQLAFLNALYETSAEEVDEYAHIRGE from the coding sequence ATGAATGTTGGACAATGGTTAACGCGCGTTAGAAAGGAGTCACCGCTTGTACATAATATGACAAATGTGGTGGTGACCAATTTTGTTGCTAACGGTTTACTTGCGATAGGTGCATCTCCTGTCATGGCGTATGCCAAAGAAGAAGTAGCTGATATGGTGCGCTTGGCACGTGCGCTTGTATTGAATATCGGCACATTAAATGAAACAGACGTAGAAGCGATGTTGATTGCTGGAAAAGCGGCAAATGAAGCAAACATCCCGGTTGTTTTTGATCCCGTTGGTGCGGGAGCGACAGCGTATCGCACGGAAACAGCAAGACGTATATTGAATGAAGTAAACATTTCTATTTTGCGTGGAAATGCATCAGAAATCGCAAGCGTTGCTGGAGAACAAGTACGTACAAAAGGGGTAGATGCAGGGGACGTTCAAGGTGATCTCATGCACGTCGCAAAAAAAGTAGCACGTATGTTTCAAGGTGTAGTCGTTGTAACTGGAAAAAATGATATAGTGACAGATGGAGAACACGTAACGATCGTTTCAAACGGCGATGCGATGTTGACGAAAGTAACGGGAACAGGTTGCTTATTAAGTGCGGTATTAGGCGCATTTGCTAGTGTAGGAGAAAACATCGTAGAATCATCCGTCGCTGCGCTCGCTTATTACGGTATAGCGGCTGAAAAAGCAGCCAAACAAACGCAAGCACCTGGTTCTTTTCAGCTTGCATTTCTGAATGCTTTATACGAAACGAGCGCAGAAGAAGTAGATGAATACGCACACATTCGAGGGGAATAA
- the istB gene encoding IS21-like element IS5376 family helper ATPase IstB translates to MKERIHEYCHQLHLPVMAERWSAMAEYASTHNISYSEFLFRLLEAEIVEKQARSIQTLIKLSKLPYRKTIDTFDFTAQPSVDERRIRELLTLSFIDRKENILFLGPPGIGKTHLAISIGMEAIARGYKTYFITAHDLVNQLRRADQEGKLEKKLRVFVKPTVLIIDEMGYLKLDPNSAHYLFQVIARRYEHAPIILTSNKSFGEWGEIVGDSVLATAMLDRLLHHSIIFNLKGESYRLREKRIQQEKQKDQ, encoded by the coding sequence ATGAAAGAACGCATACACGAGTATTGCCACCAACTCCATTTGCCTGTCATGGCGGAGCGATGGTCCGCCATGGCAGAATACGCCTCTACTCATAATATATCATATTCAGAGTTTTTATTCCGCTTATTAGAGGCAGAAATCGTCGAAAAACAGGCACGATCGATCCAAACGCTCATCAAGCTGTCCAAACTGCCGTATCGCAAGACGATCGATACGTTTGATTTTACCGCGCAGCCTTCGGTGGATGAGCGCCGGATTCGAGAGCTGCTTACGTTGTCCTTTATTGACCGGAAAGAAAATATCCTCTTTCTCGGTCCACCGGGGATTGGAAAGACACATCTGGCCATTTCGATTGGAATGGAGGCGATCGCAAGAGGGTATAAAACGTATTTTATTACCGCTCACGATTTGGTCAATCAGTTAAGAAGAGCCGACCAGGAAGGAAAGTTGGAGAAAAAGCTTCGTGTCTTTGTGAAGCCAACCGTTCTCATTATTGATGAAATGGGGTACCTAAAACTGGACCCGAACAGCGCTCATTACTTATTTCAAGTGATCGCTCGTCGGTACGAGCATGCCCCGATTATCCTCACCTCCAACAAAAGCTTCGGGGAATGGGGAGAAATCGTGGGAGACTCGGTTTTGGCGACAGCGATGTTAGATCGATTACTGCATCATTCCATCATTTTCAACCTAAAGGGGGAAAGCTATCGATTACGGGAAAAGAGGATCCAACAAGAAAAACAGAAGGATCAATGA
- the istA gene encoding IS21-like element IS5376 family transposase gives MITRGEFFMIKEMYERGMSISDIARELGIDRKTVRKYIHSPNPPSKSKRKQRKSKLDPFKPYLQKRMLEDGVFNSEKLFFEIRQQGYTGGKTILKDYMKPFRETAKKKYTVRYETLPGEQMQIDWKEVGEVVIEGKKVKLSLFVATLGYSRMKYAVFTTSQDQEHLMECLIQSFKYFGGVPKKVLFDNMKTVTDGREQGVVKWNKRFSEFASYYGFIPKVCRPYRAQTKGKVERAIQYIMDHFYVGTSFESIEELNFLLHRWLDQVANRKPNATTGISPQERWAEESLKPLPLKDYDTSYLSYRKVHWDGSFSYKGEQWLLSAEYAGKEILVKERLNGDIRLYFRGKEISHVDQQKKVISFAEKIKKKQTEMAATISPVSMEVDTRPLSVYDAFLRGESS, from the coding sequence ATGATTACGAGAGGGGAATTTTTTATGATCAAAGAGATGTATGAAAGGGGAATGAGTATTTCCGATATTGCGAGGGAATTGGGGATCGATCGGAAAACCGTCCGAAAATATATTCACTCCCCCAATCCTCCTTCCAAATCCAAGCGAAAACAAAGAAAAAGCAAGTTAGATCCATTTAAACCGTATCTTCAAAAACGGATGTTAGAAGATGGGGTGTTTAATAGCGAAAAGTTGTTTTTTGAAATTCGACAACAGGGCTATACGGGAGGAAAGACGATTTTAAAAGACTATATGAAACCTTTCCGAGAGACGGCGAAAAAGAAATACACCGTTCGCTATGAAACGCTTCCTGGCGAACAAATGCAAATCGATTGGAAAGAAGTTGGGGAGGTCGTGATCGAAGGGAAAAAAGTCAAGTTATCGCTATTTGTGGCCACGTTAGGCTATTCGCGGATGAAATACGCGGTATTTACGACCAGCCAGGACCAGGAGCACTTAATGGAATGCCTGATTCAGAGCTTCAAGTACTTTGGTGGGGTTCCGAAGAAGGTGTTATTTGACAATATGAAGACCGTTACAGACGGGCGAGAACAAGGAGTGGTGAAATGGAATAAGCGATTTTCTGAATTTGCGAGTTACTACGGATTTATTCCAAAAGTATGCCGGCCCTACCGGGCCCAGACAAAGGGAAAAGTCGAACGAGCCATTCAGTATATTATGGATCACTTCTATGTAGGAACATCGTTTGAAAGCATCGAAGAATTAAATTTCCTTTTACATCGTTGGCTCGATCAAGTGGCGAATCGGAAGCCAAACGCCACTACCGGTATTTCTCCGCAAGAGCGTTGGGCCGAGGAGTCACTCAAACCTCTCCCGTTGAAAGATTACGATACGAGCTATCTTTCCTATCGGAAAGTGCATTGGGATGGCAGTTTCTCGTATAAAGGGGAGCAATGGCTCTTATCGGCGGAGTATGCAGGCAAAGAAATTCTAGTGAAGGAGCGATTAAATGGAGATATTCGATTGTACTTTCGAGGGAAGGAGATTTCTCACGTGGACCAACAGAAAAAAGTGATTTCATTCGCTGAAAAAATAAAAAAGAAACAGACAGAAATGGCCGCCACCATTTCGCCTGTTTCGATGGAAGTGGATACTCGTCCATTGTCCGTTTATGACGCATTCCTGCGAGGGGAAAGCTCATGA
- a CDS encoding thermonuclease family protein has protein sequence MKKWFVLFVFIFLIHGCVQQNKGTTFVATVQYVVDGDTVKVKKDGEMVTVRLLNIDTPETYREKQAYGEEAKQMAKDVLLHKKVTVELSAKEQPYDRYGRLLAYIWLEDGTLYQEKIVQEGLARVAYVFEPDTKYAKRLYKAQEEAKKAKKRIWSVDGYVTDEGFNMSVWLDQAS, from the coding sequence ATGAAAAAATGGTTTGTTCTTTTTGTATTCATTTTCCTTATTCACGGCTGTGTACAGCAAAATAAAGGAACGACGTTTGTTGCGACAGTACAATACGTTGTTGATGGAGATACAGTCAAAGTAAAAAAAGATGGAGAGATGGTAACCGTTCGTCTGTTAAACATTGACACGCCCGAAACGTATCGCGAAAAACAGGCGTATGGTGAAGAAGCAAAACAAATGGCTAAAGATGTTCTTCTTCACAAAAAAGTGACGGTCGAATTAAGTGCGAAAGAACAGCCGTATGATCGTTACGGTCGATTGCTTGCGTACATATGGTTGGAGGATGGAACTTTGTATCAAGAAAAAATTGTACAAGAAGGGCTTGCACGCGTTGCTTATGTGTTTGAACCGGATACAAAATATGCAAAAAGATTGTATAAAGCACAAGAGGAAGCAAAAAAAGCGAAAAAGCGCATTTGGAGTGTGGATGGATACGTCACAGACGAAGGATTTAATATGAGTGTATGGTTAGATCAAGCTTCGTAA
- a CDS encoding histidine phosphatase family protein: protein MLKLYVIRHAETEWNAQQRMQGWKDSSLTATGRKHASLLQERFRTVPFTALYCSPSDRTKETAQIVLGQRDIPTYFDERLREIHLGHWEGKTIAEIAQTDERNHHHFYYEPHAYNPTVGETFLDVQRRAVAAIHHIAHTHSEGHVLVVTHGVVIRTLLVYWKKQTLAQLWENSRVYGTSVTIVSFDGEKWMLECESNISHLEGEMIRG from the coding sequence ATGTTAAAATTATACGTCATTCGCCATGCAGAAACAGAGTGGAATGCTCAACAACGTATGCAAGGATGGAAAGATTCATCTTTAACCGCAACAGGAAGAAAACATGCGTCACTTTTACAGGAACGCTTTCGTACAGTTCCGTTTACGGCTCTGTATTGTAGCCCGAGCGATCGAACAAAAGAAACGGCTCAAATTGTTTTAGGACAACGTGACATACCAACTTATTTTGATGAGCGATTACGTGAAATTCATTTAGGGCATTGGGAAGGAAAAACGATTGCCGAAATTGCTCAAACGGACGAGCGAAATCATCATCATTTTTATTATGAACCACATGCGTACAATCCGACTGTTGGAGAAACATTTCTTGATGTGCAACGGCGAGCTGTAGCTGCCATTCATCATATTGCTCACACTCATTCAGAAGGTCATGTTCTCGTCGTGACACATGGTGTCGTTATTCGTACGCTTCTTGTATATTGGAAAAAGCAAACGCTCGCACAGTTATGGGAAAATAGTCGCGTATATGGTACGAGTGTGACGATTGTTTCGTTCGATGGAGAAAAGTGGATGTTGGAATGTGAGTCAAATATTTCGCACCTTGAAGGTGAGATGATACGAGGATGA
- a CDS encoding ABC transporter ATP-binding protein: protein MLEVRQLTKIYNEQNKVENISFSLQSGQCLALCGGNGAGKSTIIKMLIGQLTPTKGDICINGKQVQKDDKHWFSFMPDHLQFPPLLTGYEVLSLFGRWQGATAERVEQCLQLVGLTNDQHKQVKTYSKGMQQRLAFAQALLADAPLLILDEPTNGLDPYWVWEFKRLIRTEKEKGKAVIFSTHMLSIVEEIADTVAFIHQGQMLVYDSVSTLCQDGQSLESIFFAQLSQHMAY from the coding sequence ATGCTTGAGGTGAGACAATTAACGAAAATATATAATGAGCAAAACAAAGTAGAAAACATTTCATTTTCTCTTCAATCGGGACAATGTTTGGCGTTATGCGGTGGTAACGGTGCAGGGAAAAGTACAATTATTAAAATGTTAATTGGACAGCTCACTCCAACAAAAGGAGACATATGTATAAACGGAAAACAAGTTCAAAAAGACGATAAACATTGGTTTTCTTTTATGCCTGATCATTTGCAATTTCCTCCGCTTTTAACCGGTTACGAAGTATTATCTTTGTTTGGACGATGGCAAGGAGCAACAGCTGAGCGTGTCGAACAATGTTTACAGCTTGTTGGATTGACGAATGATCAACATAAGCAAGTCAAGACATATTCAAAAGGAATGCAACAACGCCTTGCCTTTGCGCAAGCGCTTTTAGCGGACGCCCCATTGCTTATTTTAGACGAGCCAACGAATGGCTTAGATCCGTACTGGGTATGGGAATTTAAACGCCTTATTCGCACGGAAAAAGAAAAGGGGAAAGCTGTTATTTTTTCGACACATATGTTGTCGATCGTGGAAGAAATCGCAGATACTGTTGCGTTTATTCATCAAGGACAAATGCTCGTATATGATTCGGTTTCTACACTTTGTCAAGATGGGCAATCGCTAGAATCTATATTTTTTGCACAACTTTCACAACATATGGCATACTGA